The following are from one region of the Luteolibacter yonseiensis genome:
- a CDS encoding sulfate ABC transporter substrate-binding protein yields the protein MLSGCGKNEPFAKGEAKAVKLLNVSYDPTREFYVEVNAAFKKEHLAKTGQTVDVEQSHGGSGKQARSVIDGLEADVVTLALAGDIDSIVKEAKSLPADWQTKLADNSSPYTSTIVLVVRKGNPKGIKDWGDLVKPDVKVITPNPKTSGGARWNYLAAWAWADKEYGKDRTKTLDYIKRLYQNVPVLDTGARGSTTTFAQREIGDVFLSWENEAYLIEKEFPGKTEIIYPSLSILAEPPVAVVEKNAAKHGTAEAAKAYLEFLYTDEAQNLAGKHFYRPRNQAIAAKFVDKLPKLPLVTVDKDFGGWVKAQKEHFDDNGTFDQIYQPK from the coding sequence ATGTTGTCCGGCTGCGGAAAAAACGAGCCTTTCGCCAAGGGCGAGGCGAAAGCGGTGAAACTCCTCAACGTATCCTACGACCCGACTCGTGAATTCTACGTCGAGGTGAATGCCGCCTTCAAAAAGGAACATCTCGCGAAAACCGGCCAGACGGTGGATGTCGAGCAGTCCCACGGCGGCTCCGGCAAGCAGGCGCGCTCCGTCATCGACGGTCTCGAGGCGGACGTCGTCACGCTCGCCCTCGCCGGCGACATCGACAGCATCGTGAAGGAGGCCAAGAGCCTTCCCGCCGACTGGCAGACGAAGCTGGCGGACAACAGCTCGCCCTACACCTCCACCATCGTGCTGGTGGTCAGAAAAGGAAATCCCAAGGGCATCAAGGACTGGGGAGACCTCGTGAAGCCGGACGTGAAGGTCATCACGCCGAATCCGAAAACCTCCGGCGGCGCCCGCTGGAACTACCTCGCCGCATGGGCGTGGGCGGACAAGGAATACGGCAAGGACCGCACGAAGACCCTGGACTACATCAAGCGCCTCTATCAGAACGTGCCCGTTCTCGACACCGGCGCGCGCGGTTCCACCACCACCTTCGCCCAGCGCGAGATCGGCGACGTGTTCCTGTCATGGGAAAACGAGGCCTACCTGATCGAGAAGGAGTTCCCCGGCAAGACGGAGATCATCTATCCGTCCCTCAGCATCCTCGCCGAGCCGCCCGTCGCGGTGGTGGAGAAGAACGCCGCCAAGCACGGCACCGCCGAGGCCGCCAAGGCGTATCTCGAATTCCTCTACACCGACGAGGCCCAGAACCTCGCCGGCAAGCACTTCTACCGCCCGCGGAACCAGGCCATCGCCGCCAAGTTCGTGGACAAGCTGCCGAAACTTCCGCTCGTTACGGTGGACAAGGACTTCGGCGGTTGGGTAAAAGCGCAGAAGGAACACTTCGACGACAACGGCACCTTCGACCAGATCTACCAGCCGAAGTAA
- a CDS encoding Hcp family type VI secretion system effector, with product MKTLPALMGGALALLSPDARAGVQGWLDFGPETPGESTDAGHVGWASVERLSSSHEGGGAEMVFHRTTDKASPKLMEACAKGKHFTEVKLDVAKTVQGQPVDYWEITLQDVLVSSYSGMPGTGGGTGEKLTLKWKSLVFTYRVFPASAPPYATTTIVSPDTDGDGLPDAYEQSVGLASGVSNLRADTDGDGVPDTVEYRLGTHPANSTSFFSAVATPTAPNGGELRLSWPSVPGEDYQIEQSPDLGTAFSPFATITATSAETTYTVPRTSQAGFFRVSKNLP from the coding sequence ATGAAAACCCTACCGGCACTCATGGGCGGGGCGCTTGCCCTGCTCTCACCCGACGCCCGTGCGGGCGTCCAGGGGTGGCTCGATTTCGGCCCGGAAACTCCCGGCGAATCCACCGACGCCGGCCACGTCGGCTGGGCGTCCGTTGAAAGGCTGTCCTCCAGCCACGAAGGCGGGGGCGCCGAGATGGTTTTCCACCGCACGACGGACAAGGCCAGCCCGAAGCTCATGGAGGCCTGCGCCAAAGGCAAACATTTCACCGAGGTGAAGCTTGACGTGGCGAAGACCGTCCAGGGCCAGCCGGTGGACTACTGGGAAATCACCCTCCAGGATGTGCTCGTCAGTTCCTACAGCGGAATGCCCGGCACCGGCGGCGGCACCGGCGAAAAACTGACGTTGAAGTGGAAGAGCCTGGTATTCACCTACCGGGTGTTCCCCGCGAGCGCTCCTCCCTACGCCACCACGACCATCGTTTCCCCGGACACCGATGGCGACGGCCTGCCGGACGCCTATGAACAATCGGTGGGGCTTGCCAGCGGGGTGAGCAACCTGCGGGCGGATACCGACGGCGACGGCGTGCCGGACACCGTGGAATACCGCCTGGGCACCCATCCCGCCAATTCCACCTCGTTCTTCAGCGCGGTCGCCACCCCGACCGCTCCGAATGGCGGAGAACTCCGGCTCAGCTGGCCCAGTGTTCCGGGCGAGGATTACCAGATCGAACAAAGCCCGGACCTCGGCACCGCGTTTTCACCCTTCGCCACCATCACGGCGACCTCGGCGGAAACCACCTACACGGTTCCCCGCACCTCGCAGGCCGGTTTTTTCCGGGTTTCCAAAAACCTCCCCTGA
- a CDS encoding YezD family protein, with protein MSSTITEHPVPTDTQADWVEIVRKNVGNLRFGSVQITVHDGRVTQVESIEKTRFIANEAAPTNS; from the coding sequence ATGAGCTCGACGATCACTGAACACCCCGTTCCGACCGACACACAGGCGGACTGGGTGGAAATCGTTCGTAAGAATGTTGGAAACCTCCGTTTCGGCTCCGTGCAAATCACCGTTCATGACGGAAGGGTCACGCAAGTCGAAAGCATCGAAAAAACACGCTTCATCGCCAACGAAGCAGCCCCAACGAACTCCTAG
- a CDS encoding GNAT family N-acetyltransferase, whose amino-acid sequence MDLLEIRPAVPAERQPLFALHEELFRGEIEEIWGWDDASQWRNFLKEWAESETFVIYKAGRLVGCVQYFTRTDHLYLFNLMVEREFQSQGIGSEAVSWLKGVAREKDTAIGLQVLKTNPRVLEFYQRQGFEVVETVDAGLKLRWDGERMR is encoded by the coding sequence ATGGACCTGCTTGAAATCCGCCCGGCCGTTCCCGCCGAACGGCAACCGCTCTTCGCCCTGCATGAGGAATTGTTCCGCGGGGAAATCGAGGAGATATGGGGATGGGATGACGCGTCCCAATGGCGGAACTTCCTGAAGGAATGGGCGGAGTCCGAGACCTTCGTCATCTACAAGGCGGGGCGGCTTGTCGGCTGCGTCCAGTATTTCACGCGGACGGATCATCTTTATCTTTTCAACCTGATGGTGGAGCGGGAATTCCAGAGCCAGGGGATAGGCTCGGAAGCGGTTTCATGGCTGAAGGGTGTTGCCCGGGAGAAGGACACCGCCATCGGATTGCAGGTTTTGAAAACGAACCCGAGGGTCTTGGAATTTTACCAACGGCAGGGATTCGAAGTGGTGGAGACGGTGGACGCGGGATTGAAGCTGCGGTGGGATGGGGAGCGGATGCGGTGA
- the cysW gene encoding sulfate ABC transporter permease subunit CysW, with protein MSLRPPTTESPLVRNILIGLAIVVLSLFLLMPLAAVFSEALRRGWEVFLASLHEETALSAIKLTLLAAAISVPLNTLFGVSAAWLVTKFRFKGRAFLLSLIDLPFAVSPVIAGLVWVMIFGSKGWFPPAAMADFFAPLAGLTANIAEYRGFYWFFGPLSEWLANPKIVFAFPGIVIATVFVTFPFVARELIPLMESQGSDQEEAAVTLGARGWQIFFRVTLPNIKWGLFYGVLLCNARAMGEFGAVSVVSGHIRGQTNTLPLHIEVLYNEYQFSAAFACATLLAFLALVTLGMKSVVEHFSGHSASGHK; from the coding sequence ATGTCCCTCCGTCCGCCGACCACCGAATCCCCGCTCGTCCGCAACATCCTCATCGGGCTGGCGATCGTCGTCCTGTCTCTTTTCCTGTTGATGCCTCTGGCCGCCGTCTTCTCCGAGGCACTGCGCCGCGGCTGGGAGGTCTTCCTCGCCTCGCTGCATGAGGAAACCGCCCTCTCCGCCATCAAGCTCACGCTGCTGGCCGCCGCCATCTCGGTGCCGTTGAACACGCTCTTCGGCGTCTCCGCCGCCTGGCTGGTGACGAAATTCCGCTTCAAGGGGCGGGCGTTCCTGCTCTCGCTCATCGACCTGCCGTTCGCCGTCTCGCCCGTCATCGCCGGTCTGGTGTGGGTGATGATCTTCGGCTCGAAGGGCTGGTTCCCGCCCGCCGCCATGGCCGACTTCTTCGCACCGCTCGCGGGCCTCACCGCGAACATCGCCGAATACCGCGGCTTCTACTGGTTCTTCGGCCCGTTGTCCGAATGGCTGGCGAACCCGAAGATCGTCTTCGCGTTTCCCGGCATCGTCATCGCCACGGTGTTCGTGACCTTCCCGTTCGTCGCCCGCGAGCTGATCCCGCTGATGGAGTCGCAGGGCAGCGACCAGGAGGAGGCGGCGGTCACGCTGGGGGCGAGGGGCTGGCAGATCTTCTTCCGCGTCACCCTGCCGAACATCAAGTGGGGGTTGTTCTACGGCGTGCTGCTCTGCAACGCGCGGGCCATGGGCGAGTTCGGCGCGGTCTCCGTGGTCTCCGGCCACATCCGCGGACAGACGAACACGCTGCCGCTCCACATCGAAGTACTATACAACGAGTACCAGTTCAGCGCCGCCTTCGCCTGCGCCACGCTGCTGGCCTTCCTCGCGCTGGTGACGCTCGGGATGAAGAGCGTCGTCGAGCATTTCTCCGGCCACTCCGCCTCCGGCCACAAATAA
- a CDS encoding sulfate/molybdate ABC transporter ATP-binding protein yields MSISIKSINKTFGSYAALENVSLEVPDGSLTALLGPSGSGKTTLLRIVAGLEFADPGDGKIRFHGEDVSDVPAGKRGVGFVFQHYALFRHMTIAENIAFGLTVLPRSKRPPKQEIHDRVFELLKLVKLEGLDKRRPHELSGGQRQRVALARALAIRPKVLLLDEPFGALDAQVRKSLRRWLRQFHDEIGLTTLFVTHDQEEALELADQVVVMRNARVEQVGDPQTIYDHPRSPFVYEFLGNVNKIADPLGETSYVRPHEIEVLFAAEYEPTTDRLARVQHLFSAGPIATLSLRLEDGQFLDVELSRKQLEDLGLSTGDEVAVRANSLDDAKF; encoded by the coding sequence ATGTCGATATCGATCAAATCCATCAACAAGACGTTCGGCAGTTACGCCGCGCTCGAGAATGTTTCGTTAGAAGTTCCGGACGGCTCGCTCACCGCGCTGCTCGGCCCTTCCGGCTCCGGGAAAACCACCCTGCTCCGCATCGTCGCCGGACTCGAGTTCGCCGATCCTGGGGATGGCAAGATCCGCTTCCACGGCGAGGACGTGAGCGACGTGCCGGCGGGCAAGCGCGGCGTGGGCTTCGTCTTCCAGCACTACGCCCTCTTCCGCCACATGACCATCGCGGAGAACATCGCCTTCGGCCTCACGGTGCTTCCGCGCTCCAAGCGTCCGCCGAAGCAGGAGATCCACGACCGCGTGTTCGAGCTGCTCAAGCTGGTGAAGCTCGAGGGCCTGGACAAGCGCCGCCCGCACGAGCTTTCCGGCGGCCAGCGCCAGCGCGTCGCGCTGGCCCGCGCGCTTGCGATCCGTCCCAAGGTCCTTCTTCTCGACGAACCCTTCGGCGCGCTCGACGCCCAGGTGCGGAAAAGCCTGCGCCGCTGGCTGCGCCAGTTCCACGACGAGATCGGCCTCACCACGCTGTTCGTCACGCACGACCAGGAGGAGGCGCTGGAACTCGCCGACCAGGTGGTGGTGATGCGGAACGCCCGCGTCGAGCAGGTCGGCGATCCGCAGACGATCTACGACCACCCGCGCAGCCCGTTCGTCTACGAATTCCTCGGCAACGTGAACAAGATCGCCGATCCGCTCGGTGAGACGAGCTACGTCCGGCCGCACGAGATCGAGGTGCTCTTCGCCGCGGAATACGAACCGACCACGGACCGCCTCGCCCGCGTGCAGCACCTTTTCAGCGCGGGTCCCATCGCCACGCTCAGCCTGCGGCTCGAGGACGGACAGTTCCTCGATGTGGAGCTTTCCCGCAAGCAGCTCGAAGACCTCGGCCTCAGCACCGGAGACGAAGTGGCGGTGCGCGCGAACTCGCTGGACGACGCGAAATTCTGA
- a CDS encoding PqiC family protein: protein MKRLLILLTALVLGGCAQPGKSYYVLTSGGPVPTGGGTGIGVGPVSLAEYLDRPNLVTQETANQLGVAEDHRWAGDLTENITRVTAADLGRLLNTGNVRSYPWQKDSEIRYQVTLDVRQLHSGADGYAVCEIGWRAYSLPERTLKASKTFSDREALESDGYDASVAAQSRLLQRLSESIAASLR from the coding sequence ATGAAACGACTTCTCATCCTGCTCACCGCTCTTGTGCTCGGCGGCTGTGCCCAGCCCGGGAAAAGCTACTACGTCCTGACCTCCGGCGGCCCGGTGCCCACCGGCGGCGGCACCGGCATCGGCGTCGGTCCCGTGAGCCTCGCGGAATACCTCGACCGCCCGAACCTCGTCACCCAGGAAACCGCGAACCAGCTCGGCGTGGCGGAGGACCACCGCTGGGCCGGCGATCTCACGGAAAACATCACCCGCGTCACCGCCGCCGACCTCGGCAGGCTGCTCAACACCGGCAACGTCCGCAGCTACCCGTGGCAGAAGGACAGCGAGATCCGCTACCAGGTCACCCTCGACGTCCGCCAGCTCCACAGCGGTGCGGACGGCTACGCCGTCTGTGAAATCGGCTGGCGCGCCTACTCGCTGCCCGAGCGGACGTTGAAAGCGTCCAAGACCTTCAGCGACCGCGAGGCCCTCGAGTCCGACGGCTACGACGCCAGCGTCGCCGCGCAATCCCGTTTGCTGCAGCGGCTGTCGGAGAGCATCGCGGCGAGCCTGAGGTAA
- a CDS encoding methyltransferase, producing MFSEKALASWDPAPFLATLKRAGYTARTAEEIGIKSLPDPFARTAVVSRTFPGSPLSIAYRLFDAGEPVTGREALLLFGEQLHGLVTLGLIEPLGNDLVRSVAHLEADEGGWFASDHAAALLSNRTDYTMGIGLSTRMLAALAPGRAGCPALDLCTGAGWGAIRLAASGCRVTAADINPRALGFARMNVRLAGGGSVEFLEGDLFAPVEGRRFDVITANPPFVISPETTFTFRDSGLGGDSFCEHLARRMPDHLNPGGIGVMLLNWYDNGDDASSTRPLEWLEGSGCGTWLLRSLTQNPADYATRWLRDSGRGRTPSAETLDRWVSYLTEIGARRIHYGFLVIHRGQGPPWTRAESRGIEKIEPTAGAEVRRVVEGEAWLALHQPDDARLLDGLYTVVDGIRAETDMILDKGWGARTIRLISPGQLSYDGQIDEFLLRLLALCREGRAPASMVAELRAHPHFANNPELAPQIAGLVRELIRHGLLAPA from the coding sequence ATGTTTTCTGAAAAAGCCCTCGCCTCGTGGGACCCGGCACCGTTCCTGGCCACCCTGAAACGCGCGGGCTACACCGCCCGGACCGCAGAAGAGATCGGCATCAAATCATTGCCGGATCCCTTCGCCCGGACAGCGGTCGTCAGCCGGACCTTTCCCGGCTCGCCGTTGTCCATCGCCTACCGCCTGTTCGACGCGGGCGAACCGGTGACCGGCCGGGAAGCCCTCCTGCTTTTCGGCGAGCAGCTCCACGGCCTGGTCACGCTCGGCCTCATCGAGCCGTTGGGCAACGACCTCGTCCGCAGCGTCGCCCACCTCGAGGCCGACGAGGGCGGCTGGTTCGCCTCCGACCATGCGGCCGCCCTCCTGTCCAACAGGACGGACTACACGATGGGCATCGGCCTGAGCACGCGCATGCTCGCCGCGCTCGCTCCCGGAAGGGCCGGCTGCCCGGCGCTCGACCTCTGCACCGGGGCGGGCTGGGGAGCGATCCGGCTCGCCGCGTCCGGCTGCCGGGTGACCGCCGCGGATATCAATCCCCGCGCTCTCGGCTTCGCCCGGATGAATGTCCGGCTGGCGGGTGGTGGTTCCGTCGAATTTCTCGAGGGCGATCTGTTCGCCCCGGTGGAGGGCCGCCGGTTCGACGTCATCACCGCGAATCCGCCGTTCGTGATTTCTCCCGAAACCACCTTCACCTTCCGCGACTCGGGACTCGGCGGCGACTCATTCTGCGAACACCTCGCACGCCGCATGCCGGACCATCTCAACCCGGGCGGCATCGGCGTGATGCTCCTGAACTGGTACGACAACGGCGACGACGCGTCCTCCACCCGCCCGTTGGAATGGCTGGAAGGCAGCGGTTGCGGGACATGGCTGCTGCGGAGCCTGACGCAGAACCCGGCGGACTACGCCACCCGCTGGCTGCGGGACTCCGGCCGCGGCCGCACCCCATCCGCGGAAACGCTGGACCGCTGGGTCTCCTATCTCACGGAGATCGGCGCGCGCCGGATTCACTACGGGTTCCTCGTCATCCACCGCGGCCAGGGACCACCCTGGACCCGCGCCGAAAGCCGCGGCATCGAAAAAATCGAACCCACCGCCGGCGCGGAAGTCCGCCGCGTGGTCGAGGGCGAAGCCTGGCTGGCCCTCCACCAACCGGACGACGCCCGCCTGCTGGACGGGCTTTACACGGTGGTCGACGGGATCCGCGCCGAAACCGACATGATCCTCGACAAGGGATGGGGAGCTCGGACGATCCGGCTCATCAGCCCCGGCCAGCTCAGTTACGACGGCCAGATCGACGAGTTCCTGCTCCGCCTGCTGGCGCTCTGCCGCGAGGGCCGGGCACCTGCCTCGATGGTCGCGGAACTGAGGGCGCACCCGCATTTCGCCAACAATCCCGAACTCGCTCCACAGATCGCCGGACTGGTCCGCGAACTCATCCGCCACGGGCTGCTGGCGCCCGCCTAG
- a CDS encoding Hcp family type VI secretion system effector, giving the protein MKQNPSLSKTLALVAPATLLSISSTFGASDYYLKIEGIKGESVDSRHKDWIELDSFSWGVSNASLAGSGSGGMGTGKVSMQDFHFTMKVDKASPKLMLACATGKHIPSLQFAVSRMDGASGGTTDYYVITLTDVLVSSYQSNSPQPTAGSPAGPLTASVSFNFTKIKWDYIAPDKEVVSIEHDASSTAPD; this is encoded by the coding sequence ATGAAACAAAACCCTTCATTGTCCAAGACTCTGGCTTTGGTGGCCCCCGCCACCCTCCTCTCCATCTCCAGCACCTTCGGAGCTTCGGATTACTATCTGAAGATCGAAGGCATCAAGGGAGAATCGGTCGATTCGAGACACAAGGACTGGATCGAACTGGACAGCTTCAGCTGGGGTGTTTCCAACGCCAGCCTCGCCGGCAGCGGTTCCGGCGGCATGGGCACCGGCAAGGTGAGCATGCAGGACTTCCACTTCACCATGAAGGTGGACAAGGCCAGCCCGAAACTGATGCTCGCCTGCGCGACCGGGAAACACATCCCGTCCCTGCAGTTCGCCGTCTCCCGCATGGACGGCGCGAGCGGCGGAACCACCGACTACTACGTCATCACCCTCACCGATGTACTGGTTTCATCGTACCAAAGCAACAGCCCGCAGCCTACCGCGGGATCTCCCGCCGGGCCGCTGACCGCTTCGGTCAGCTTCAACTTCACGAAGATCAAGTGGGACTACATCGCCCCCGACAAGGAGGTGGTCAGCATCGAGCACGACGCGTCCTCCACGGCGCCGGACTGA
- a CDS encoding porin has protein sequence MKTQPYPPHVTPTLNKWMTLLALTIGTQATFAEDSYTATMDELWSHATLYKDDRNPILQEFKLRGRYQGQYWDVDADQGSQSNWEDRRSRFGFDAKLFEKKVEVRADFQSNDGFEDIYDGLVDAYVRWKPTSSLSLTLGKMKPLIGQYDFLESTNSQPTFERSQIFNQLNVNRATGLTVEHGIDDFSWRAGIYSNDTPTTTGGSGSFGDGEFGDMNGGFSTTLGVGYDLKKTLCTDKAQVNLDWLHSEREDGDFVLGRYDDILSASFVVKQEAAAVVLEGFFASGGDGDDSDVFGFFIQPTYDIIPKKLQLVGRYSFSDSSGALGVVGQSRYERPVADNGGRGDIYNAFYGGVQYFIHGDKLKLMGGAEWAQLRGNGEAYEGTTLLTGIRLSF, from the coding sequence ATGAAAACACAACCGTATCCTCCACATGTCACACCAACCCTGAACAAATGGATGACATTGCTCGCACTCACCATCGGCACGCAAGCCACCTTCGCGGAAGACAGCTACACGGCCACAATGGACGAGTTATGGAGCCACGCCACTCTCTATAAGGACGACCGGAATCCGATTCTGCAGGAATTCAAGCTCCGCGGCCGCTACCAGGGACAATACTGGGACGTGGATGCGGACCAGGGCAGCCAGAGCAACTGGGAGGACCGCCGCTCCCGCTTCGGCTTCGATGCGAAGCTGTTTGAAAAGAAAGTGGAGGTCCGCGCGGATTTCCAGAGCAACGACGGATTCGAGGACATTTACGACGGGCTCGTGGACGCATACGTCCGCTGGAAGCCCACCTCGTCGCTGAGCCTCACCCTCGGCAAGATGAAGCCGCTCATCGGCCAATACGATTTCCTGGAGTCCACCAACTCCCAGCCGACCTTCGAGCGGTCGCAGATTTTCAACCAGCTCAACGTGAACCGTGCCACGGGCCTCACCGTGGAGCACGGCATCGACGACTTCTCGTGGCGCGCCGGGATCTACTCGAACGACACGCCCACCACCACCGGTGGCAGCGGCTCCTTCGGCGACGGCGAGTTCGGCGACATGAACGGCGGCTTCTCCACCACGCTCGGCGTGGGCTACGATCTCAAGAAAACCCTGTGCACGGACAAGGCGCAGGTCAACCTCGACTGGCTGCACAGCGAGCGCGAGGACGGCGACTTCGTGCTGGGCCGCTATGACGACATCCTCTCCGCCTCCTTCGTCGTGAAACAGGAGGCCGCCGCCGTCGTGCTGGAAGGCTTCTTCGCCTCCGGCGGGGACGGTGACGACAGCGATGTCTTCGGCTTCTTCATCCAGCCGACCTACGACATCATTCCGAAGAAGCTCCAGCTGGTGGGCCGCTACTCCTTTTCGGACAGCTCCGGCGCGCTCGGAGTCGTCGGCCAGAGCCGCTATGAAAGACCCGTGGCCGACAACGGCGGCCGTGGCGACATCTACAACGCGTTCTACGGCGGCGTGCAGTACTTCATCCATGGCGACAAGCTGAAGCTCATGGGCGGCGCCGAGTGGGCCCAGCTCCGTGGCAACGGCGAGGCCTACGAGGGCACCACCCTGCTCACCGGCATCCGCCTCTCTTTCTGA
- a CDS encoding RrF2 family transcriptional regulator, with translation MHLSKKSEYALRATINLGIAAEVGRGTVSGAELAEANRLPLKFVERILQELREAGVVETHRGKFGGYALAKPADEIGIGQIVRLMDGRLAPICCASENAYQPCTCPDEDHCGLRMIMIDVRNAIANILDRYTVAQVVEVTLRKMRRDGIVPPFATAESFAATGTPPKRKADPADGFLAGLSALATLTQDPNELDDH, from the coding sequence ATGCATCTTTCCAAAAAATCAGAATACGCGCTCCGAGCCACCATCAACCTCGGCATCGCCGCAGAAGTGGGGCGGGGAACGGTATCTGGAGCGGAGCTGGCCGAGGCGAACCGCCTGCCGCTCAAGTTCGTGGAACGCATCCTTCAGGAGCTCCGCGAGGCCGGCGTCGTCGAGACGCATCGCGGGAAATTCGGCGGCTACGCGCTGGCGAAACCCGCCGACGAGATCGGCATCGGCCAGATCGTCCGGCTGATGGACGGCCGCCTCGCGCCGATCTGCTGCGCGAGCGAGAACGCCTACCAACCGTGCACCTGCCCGGACGAGGACCACTGCGGCCTGCGCATGATCATGATCGATGTGCGCAACGCCATCGCCAACATTCTCGACCGCTACACCGTCGCCCAGGTCGTGGAGGTCACGCTGAGGAAAATGCGCCGTGACGGCATCGTCCCGCCATTCGCCACCGCGGAATCCTTCGCCGCCACCGGGACACCTCCGAAACGCAAGGCGGATCCGGCCGACGGATTCCTTGCCGGGCTGTCCGCCCTCGCCACTCTCACCCAGGATCCCAATGAGCTCGACGATCACTGA
- a CDS encoding ABC transporter permease yields MSRRRVIPGFGLSLGFTVTYLGLIILIPLAALFIKAAGLGFSEWWALLTTPRVIAATKLTFGASAAAAGVSVVLGLLVTWVLVRYEFPGRRVLDAMVDLPFALPTAVAGITLTQIYAPNGWIGFHIANAGRWVQTTFAPTGWIGGLVDDIAAKGAAYSPVGVFIALTFIGFPFVVRTLQPVMEDLGKEIEEAAATLGANRWVVFYRVILPLLVPALITGFTLAFARAIGEYGSVIFISGNLPMKTEILPLLIVSQLEQFNYQAAAVIASAMLIVSFALLFLINLLQRRLDWQNR; encoded by the coding sequence ATGTCCAGACGACGCGTTATTCCGGGCTTCGGCCTGTCCTTGGGATTCACGGTGACCTACCTCGGTCTGATCATCCTGATTCCGCTCGCCGCCCTTTTCATCAAGGCGGCGGGCCTCGGTTTTTCGGAATGGTGGGCGCTGCTCACCACTCCGCGCGTCATCGCCGCGACCAAGCTCACCTTCGGCGCCAGCGCCGCCGCCGCCGGGGTGAGCGTGGTCCTCGGCCTGCTCGTGACCTGGGTGCTGGTCCGCTATGAATTCCCCGGCCGCCGCGTGCTCGACGCGATGGTCGATCTCCCGTTCGCGCTGCCCACGGCGGTGGCGGGCATCACTCTCACCCAGATCTACGCGCCGAACGGCTGGATCGGCTTCCACATCGCCAATGCCGGGCGCTGGGTCCAGACCACCTTCGCCCCGACCGGATGGATCGGCGGTCTGGTGGACGACATCGCGGCGAAGGGGGCGGCCTACAGCCCCGTCGGCGTGTTCATCGCGCTGACCTTCATCGGTTTTCCCTTCGTGGTCCGGACGCTGCAGCCCGTGATGGAGGATCTCGGCAAGGAGATCGAGGAAGCGGCGGCCACGCTCGGCGCGAACCGCTGGGTCGTCTTCTACCGCGTCATCCTTCCCCTGCTGGTCCCCGCGCTCATCACCGGCTTCACCCTCGCCTTCGCGCGGGCCATCGGCGAGTACGGCTCCGTCATCTTCATCTCCGGGAACCTGCCGATGAAAACGGAGATCCTGCCGCTGCTCATCGTCTCCCAGTTGGAACAGTTCAACTACCAGGCCGCCGCGGTCATCGCATCCGCGATGCTGATCGTCTCCTTCGCCCTGCTGTTCCTCATCAACCTTCTCCAGCGCCGGCTCGACTGGCAGAACCGCTGA